In Rahnella sikkimica, the following are encoded in one genomic region:
- a CDS encoding PTS fructose-like transporter subunit IIB yields MTKIIAVTACPSGVAHTYMAAEAIERAAKAKGWDCKVETQGSIGLENELTVEDVAAADMVILTKDIGIKFEERFKGKVVVRVAISDAVKRADAIMEKISAHLASATATD; encoded by the coding sequence ATGACCAAAATTATTGCTGTCACTGCCTGCCCTTCCGGCGTTGCCCACACCTATATGGCCGCTGAAGCGATTGAACGCGCGGCCAAAGCCAAAGGCTGGGACTGCAAAGTCGAAACACAGGGTTCAATTGGCCTGGAAAACGAGCTGACCGTGGAGGATGTTGCCGCCGCCGACATGGTGATCCTCACCAAAGACATCGGCATCAAATTTGAAGAACGTTTTAAAGGCAAAGTCGTGGTTCGCGTGGCAATCAGCGACGCAGTAAAACGCGCTGACGCCATTATGGAAAAAATCTCGGCACATCTCGCCAGCGCGACGGCCACGGATTAA
- the ptsP gene encoding phosphoenolpyruvate--protein phosphotransferase: MTKKLSFTCVLVNGVHARPASHIETLCNGFDSAFHWHNVRSDRKADGKSVLSLIGADILPGDECHVTVEGEDEEAAYAALAHFIEHQFPLCDEALPEHDGQAEREPLPESLAHLSPLVFRARSVSEGCALGKLVSLARVNLATLTDLPAPQGTDKEQSLLSHGLAALEKSIELQLMAGNGTVTAVLEAHRSLLRDNSLRDALHQQVMEGKSCAQSIVETALHFSEQLALSSSAYLRERELDIRDVSFQLLQQIYGEECFASQQKLSEASICLADELTPSQFLELDKQHLKGLLLGSGGSTSHTVILARSFNIPTLVGVDPQSLQAYLRQDVQIDGDLGLVACALSEPVRRYYRQEECVRQALRQQQSAYLDTPGYTADGVRLEVAANIAHSVEADAAFSNGAEAVGLFRTEMLYMDRASAPSEDELYNIYCQATEAAKGKTVIIRTMDIGGDKPVHYLNIPAENNPFLGYRAVRIYQEFLPLFLTQLRSILRASAHGPLKIMIPMISSMEEILWVKDRLAEAKQSLRNEQIPFDEKIPFGIMLEVPSVMFIIDQCCEEIDFLSIGSNDLTQYLLAVDRDNAKVTRHYNSLNPAFLRGLDHVVREVHRHGKWIGLCGELGAKGSVLPLLVGLGLDEISMSAPSVPVTKARLAKLDSRECRQLLNRAMQCRTSLEVEHLLAQFRMTVNDAPLITAECVALNADWRSKEEVIKGMVDNLMLAGRCRYPRKLAADVWAREAVFSTGLGFGFAIPHTKSEHIEQSTISVAKLPEPVQWGDEEAQFVVMLTLNKHAAGDQHMRIFSKLARRIMHDSFRDALMNSTTAAQIETLLKQELEL; the protein is encoded by the coding sequence ATGACCAAGAAGTTGAGCTTCACCTGCGTACTGGTAAATGGTGTTCATGCCCGTCCGGCCAGCCATATTGAAACGCTGTGCAATGGATTTGATTCTGCTTTTCACTGGCACAATGTCCGTTCTGATCGCAAAGCCGATGGCAAAAGTGTTCTGTCGCTGATTGGCGCGGATATTTTGCCGGGTGATGAATGCCACGTCACCGTGGAAGGGGAAGACGAAGAGGCCGCGTATGCAGCGCTGGCGCATTTTATTGAACACCAGTTTCCGCTGTGTGATGAAGCCCTGCCTGAGCACGATGGTCAGGCAGAGCGGGAACCTCTTCCTGAATCTCTGGCACATCTTTCCCCGCTGGTCTTTCGCGCCCGTTCCGTCAGTGAAGGCTGCGCACTGGGGAAACTGGTCAGCCTTGCCCGCGTGAATCTGGCGACGCTGACGGATTTACCCGCGCCGCAAGGCACGGATAAAGAACAAAGTTTGCTTTCTCACGGGTTGGCAGCGCTGGAGAAATCCATCGAACTTCAGCTTATGGCAGGGAATGGCACGGTGACCGCCGTGCTGGAGGCACACCGCTCTTTGCTCCGGGATAACAGCCTGCGTGACGCGCTGCATCAGCAGGTCATGGAAGGGAAAAGTTGCGCGCAAAGCATTGTGGAGACCGCCCTGCATTTCAGCGAACAGCTGGCACTGTCTTCCAGTGCTTATTTGCGCGAACGCGAACTGGACATTCGTGATGTCAGCTTCCAGCTTTTGCAACAAATCTATGGCGAAGAGTGCTTCGCGTCTCAGCAAAAACTGAGTGAAGCGAGTATTTGTCTGGCGGATGAACTGACGCCAAGCCAATTTCTCGAACTCGATAAACAACACCTTAAAGGATTGCTGCTCGGCAGCGGTGGCAGCACATCGCATACGGTGATCCTCGCGCGGTCTTTCAATATTCCCACGCTGGTTGGGGTCGATCCGCAGTCATTACAGGCGTATCTGCGGCAGGATGTGCAGATTGACGGCGATCTCGGGCTGGTGGCTTGTGCGCTCAGCGAGCCGGTGCGGCGTTATTACCGTCAGGAAGAATGTGTCCGTCAGGCATTGCGTCAGCAGCAGAGTGCATATCTTGATACACCGGGTTACACCGCCGACGGCGTGCGTCTGGAAGTTGCGGCGAATATCGCGCATTCGGTTGAAGCCGACGCGGCATTCAGTAACGGTGCCGAAGCTGTAGGGCTGTTCCGTACTGAAATGCTCTATATGGATCGCGCGAGCGCGCCTTCTGAAGATGAGTTGTACAACATTTATTGTCAGGCAACGGAAGCGGCAAAAGGCAAAACCGTTATTATCCGCACCATGGATATTGGTGGCGATAAACCGGTTCATTACCTGAATATTCCGGCTGAAAACAACCCTTTCCTGGGCTACCGCGCTGTCCGTATTTATCAGGAGTTCCTGCCTTTATTCCTCACGCAGTTGCGTTCTATTTTGCGTGCTTCTGCACACGGTCCGCTGAAAATCATGATTCCGATGATTTCTTCCATGGAAGAAATTTTATGGGTGAAAGACCGTCTGGCGGAGGCCAAACAGTCTCTGCGCAATGAGCAGATTCCGTTTGATGAAAAAATCCCGTTCGGGATCATGCTGGAAGTCCCGTCGGTAATGTTCATCATCGATCAGTGCTGTGAAGAGATTGATTTCTTGAGCATCGGCAGCAATGACCTGACGCAATACCTGCTCGCCGTTGACCGCGATAACGCCAAAGTTACCCGTCATTACAACAGCCTGAATCCGGCATTCCTGCGCGGGCTTGACCACGTGGTTCGCGAAGTACATCGCCACGGTAAATGGATTGGTTTATGCGGCGAACTGGGCGCAAAAGGTTCCGTATTGCCGCTGCTGGTCGGCCTCGGGCTGGATGAAATCAGCATGAGTGCGCCGTCTGTGCCGGTGACGAAAGCACGTCTGGCAAAACTTGACAGCCGGGAATGCCGCCAGTTGCTCAACCGTGCGATGCAGTGCCGCACGTCGCTTGAGGTTGAACATTTGCTGGCGCAGTTCCGTATGACCGTGAACGACGCGCCGCTGATCACCGCAGAATGCGTGGCGCTCAATGCGGACTGGCGCAGTAAAGAGGAAGTCATAAAAGGCATGGTCGATAACCTGATGCTGGCCGGACGTTGTCGCTACCCGCGAAAACTGGCAGCAGACGTCTGGGCGCGTGAAGCCGTATTTTCGACCGGACTGGGTTTCGGTTTTGCTATCCCGCATACCAAATCAGAACATATCGAACAATCGACAATCAGCGTCGCGAAGTTGCCTGAACCGGTGCAATGGGGCGATGAAGAAGCGCAGTTTGTCGTCATGCTGACCCTCAATAAGCACGCGGCAGGCGATCAGCATATGCGGATTTTCTCAAAGCTGGCGCGCCGGATTATGCATGACAGTTTCCGCGATGCGCTGATGAATTCGACCACGGCAGCGCAAATTGAAACGCTGCTGAAACAAGAGCTGGAACTCTGA
- the fsa gene encoding fructose-6-phosphate aldolase yields the protein MELYLDTADISAVKRLSRILPLQGVTTNPSIVAKARTSLWEVLPALRDALGGEGKLFAQVLANQAEQMVEEAELLHSRVPGLVVKVPATAEGLAAIKILRTRKIPTLGTAVYGAGQGLLSALAGAEYVAPYVNRLDAQGGDGIVMVTQLQKLLTLHAPHAKVLAASFKTPRQALDCLLAGCQSVTIPVDVAEQFVSAPAVQAAVVKFEEDWQGAFGQLSLR from the coding sequence ATGGAACTTTATCTGGATACCGCTGATATCAGCGCAGTAAAACGTTTATCCCGTATTTTGCCGTTACAGGGCGTGACCACAAACCCGAGTATTGTGGCAAAAGCCCGGACGTCATTATGGGAGGTCTTGCCTGCGCTGCGTGATGCCTTAGGCGGTGAAGGAAAACTGTTTGCACAGGTGCTGGCAAATCAGGCCGAACAAATGGTTGAAGAAGCCGAATTGCTTCATTCCCGCGTGCCGGGTCTGGTTGTGAAAGTTCCGGCCACGGCGGAAGGGCTGGCCGCCATCAAAATCCTGCGTACCCGAAAAATCCCGACGCTGGGAACCGCCGTGTATGGCGCGGGTCAGGGATTGCTTTCGGCGCTGGCAGGGGCGGAATATGTTGCACCGTACGTGAACCGCCTCGATGCGCAGGGCGGGGACGGAATTGTGATGGTGACGCAATTGCAGAAATTGCTGACGTTGCATGCACCGCACGCCAAAGTGCTGGCCGCCAGCTTCAAAACGCCGCGTCAGGCGCTTGATTGTCTGCTGGCCGGATGCCAGTCCGTAACGATACCGGTGGACGTTGCTGAGCAGTTTGTCAGCGCGCCGGCGGTTCAGGCTGCGGTGGTTAAATTCGAAGAAGACTGGCAGGGCGCATTTGGTCAGTTGTCGCTGCGTTAA
- a CDS encoding dienelactone hydrolase family protein: protein MTLKQAPTSFAPAVTPVASTTIHTDTDGLHAGQTTIPSQGEDLPAYLARPENVSGKLPIILVVQEIFGVHEHIQDVCRRLAKQGYLAIAPELYFRQGDPRDYTEISELFEKLVSKVPDQQVLSDLDHTAHWASQHGGDISKLGITGFCWGGRIAWLYAAHNPQLKAGVAWYGKLVGNKTLTNPTNPVDRAAALDAPVLGLYGGQDTGIPLDTVETMRQAIRAANANAEIVVYPEAGHAFNADYRPSYNAEVAQDGWQRMLDFFAQYGVK from the coding sequence CTGACACTGAAACAGGCTCCGACCAGCTTTGCCCCTGCCGTGACACCGGTTGCCAGCACCACTATTCACACGGACACCGACGGGCTGCACGCCGGTCAGACCACCATTCCTTCGCAGGGAGAAGATCTTCCCGCCTATCTCGCCCGGCCGGAAAACGTCTCCGGAAAATTACCGATCATTCTGGTGGTTCAGGAGATTTTCGGCGTTCACGAACATATTCAGGATGTCTGCCGCCGGCTGGCAAAACAAGGGTATCTGGCTATCGCGCCTGAACTGTATTTCCGTCAGGGCGATCCGCGTGATTACACCGAAATCAGCGAACTGTTCGAAAAACTGGTCAGCAAAGTGCCGGATCAGCAGGTCCTTTCTGATCTCGACCACACCGCGCATTGGGCATCTCAGCACGGCGGGGATATTTCCAAGCTGGGGATCACCGGTTTCTGCTGGGGTGGAAGAATCGCGTGGCTGTATGCGGCGCATAACCCGCAGCTGAAAGCGGGCGTGGCGTGGTACGGAAAACTGGTCGGCAACAAAACGCTGACCAACCCGACCAACCCGGTTGACCGTGCCGCTGCGCTTGATGCGCCGGTGTTAGGTTTGTACGGCGGCCAGGACACCGGCATTCCGCTGGATACGGTCGAAACCATGCGGCAGGCAATTCGCGCGGCCAATGCCAACGCGGAAATCGTGGTTTACCCTGAAGCCGGTCATGCATTCAATGCCGATTACCGCCCGAGCTATAACGCCGAAGTGGCTCAAGATGGCTGGCAGCGTATGCTGGATTTCTTTGCACAGTATGGCGTGAAGTAA